The Vigna angularis cultivar LongXiaoDou No.4 chromosome 6, ASM1680809v1, whole genome shotgun sequence genome contains the following window.
CAAGTcttatattagataaaaataaataaaataaataacgtGACCCATAATCTGttctaagatttttttttatattaaatattgtgTATTTTGATGTTAATTCATTGGTGTTAAAATTCTCTTacatttcttttgaaaaaattcaacataaatTTTGAACAGGCATATATGTTAATAGTTTTtctcaattaaattataaaagttatatgtATTAAATACATATCAAGATATACAACTAATTAGCTATATTGCTCGaccataaaatatttgaaaaggagATAGAGTAGTATACATTTGTGAATGTAAGAAGAAGTAAACTTTTTAAAGGAAATTGATGTAACTTGATCGGTAATGGTCTCGGGCAATTTTGATGAAAGTGATGAGTATGTTAGCACCACGTAGTCATTCCACAATTATTGAGATATTTTTGGTACAATAATAGACTACAAAAATGTGTGGATGTAGACACTAATTATGGTTTTATCATCAATATTGAAGCTTCTCTAGCCAAAACCTTTTCAATACGTGACCATGTGTCATGTTTGTCTTATAATTAGTTAAATCAACCCCTCACACTACTCCAACCAAATTTTAATCTTCAATTGAATCATGCACAACATACCCAATACCATCcttttttccaaaaataattcTATGCCCAAcgttaaaatattaaacctaaacatttttaaaagaacTCAAACTTCAGcatatttgtaatataattttcttataaaaaaatttaaaccacTTTCTGTGGACTCTAAAGTACGTTTTAATGATTATATAATAGTGCcacaatttcattaaaaaaatacatactcaattttttcaataatcttttttgaaaaatcatatttttttttttgctttatttatttatattttaaaaaaaaaacttgaaaattcgtgtttttattagaaagtaatggtaataaaaatttcttaagcCGAAAAACGTTGTGTAGGATCACTCCATTGATAcatttctttcatatttgattacTAACAAACTATCACCCAAAAAAACACTCATTAATCTCAAGTGTTATTATTCAGCACAGGTATACGTGGAAACAGAACTGCCACATTACCGACACGTATCACCATCAACCACCTCAACCAGAAAACAAGACCATATGCCATCAATATTCATGAACCATACATTAACACAGCGACAAATACAAGTGTACATGGACAACGACACATATTATCACAGCAttatcaatttattatatattcacGTGCCTCATCATCATATACCACGGTCAAGTACACAAAACTTGACCAGCATCTACCACACAGATTTTTCCAGAGAAAAAATGAcatttgatgatgatcatggcCACAAGAATGCTCCCATTGCAAAAACTCTCTTTTCCTCGACACTACCCTTCAAACTTAATCCATATTGCTTCAGAAGCAACTCCACCTTCCACTCCTCCAtgctctcatactcctctctgGTGTAGCGCGGATAGTGAAGTGGCATTTCAAACCCTGAACAAGGACACAACCCCTTCACCCTCTCTCCATTAGGGTATCCTTCATTCTCCTTGCACTCCTCTTCCTTTGTAGGGTACCCCACAAGATGGCAAGCTGAGTGCAGAAGCCATCTAAGAGCCATTTTATAAACTTGTGTTCCTCTGAGAAACAGATACTGCATCAcagaaacaatatatatatagaagaagGCGCGCACTGTGAGCCGTGTAAGACAAAAAAGTGCGCATTATTCGCTTTAATTAAGGAAATTAACAATCCCTTACGACATGTCTATGAATTTAGTATTCGTAGATTTCATGCGATGTTTGAAGTTGGTTGTTGCTTGGCCTGAGAGTTATCATATATGAATACGTGGGTGGGGATGCTTGGAGTCTCGTAATAGGTCAAGTTGTCTTGTGgtttatgttcatatatttttctaattgcTACGTATATTATGTGCTGTTATCAATGATTGCTTTATGCATGCTGGTTGTTGTTATAGTATTTCAGatattaagaatttaaaaactttccattatttaattatattttggcCTTTTGATTGATATATGCCTAAATGCTAGCAAATGTTTTGTGTCTAATAATGCTAATAGTTTTCTTATTACTGAGAGGAAAATATTTTGTATGGTGtgagttttatttttagataaaatctatttttccgtaattcatatatttttaataaggcAAAACTGGATGATCAACCAtacaaagtataaaatatatattcatgtAAGTATCAaagtaaaaagataaatatagtattaaaatgattaaaagaatatttggtgacaatatgaaataatataaattaagcATATATAAACTGAATGTTTAACTTCTGAGATTTTCTTTATAAAGTTACTACTGAAAActtcatataataaaaattaataaaattattattatttattatcattatcattataattataaaattaaatataaatcacttttatgattttattgtaaattttatttatttattttgtaggtaattttataattaaaaaatggttaagtctaaaaaaataatcaaattgaaaaaaaaattaaaaaattaaataaaaagtaaaacttataaaataattattttaatttaaaaaattatataaaaattaaaattgaaaaacaaattcgaacatttatataaatacatataagtTATGCATTTTTTACtacataaataacatattttaacgtaatattctcttttaaattaattaattttttatttatcatcaaTAATCTTTTTggttatataaaattttcaatgtgACTCACATTTTCTTAACTGATTTCAATctttaaaaacaaattgttttataataatgaGTTAAATTCCCATGAACAAttcttgaaaatattattttacaataaagAAACACAAATAAAGACTATTCACAATTAAACTCACATTATAGACCATAAAAATAAGAgttttaatgaatttgattgAACTTAACTACTAAGTCTGATAAATCTTTTATAGTTCTTCtggaaaatattattacaattatggctatataaaaataatgaataggcaatttaaatatacaaaaggtcatataaaataaaataaaaattgtatcaTATTTAATTGACCAGtgaaaagataataaatataatataaatattgttaagAACAAATTCATTTTCTTGATAAAGACGGAGGACAACAAACAAGTGAGGATGTTTATTTGGGTCTTTCTTCATGCACCTCCTTATTTTTTCCTGCAACCCATAAAAGTTGTAAACCCCAAAATATcccttattaaaattataataaaaattcgTACATttccttatattttataatctcCGGATAGGCTTactggaaaaatattttcaaatttaaaaaatgtcttTCGAAATAGTCAACCCAAAAAGTatgaaaaaatacattttagatagatggttttgaaaaacattttttaatatgaaaattcattttgaaagcaaaaaaaaagaatagttaggatttttaatattattttattgaggGGTAGAATAGAGATTAAAGATTTTAGGggtgcaagaaaaaaaaatgaggtgGAGGAAATAACAGTGGTGTATTTGAAAATTTCCATAATATCTAAAACAGCAGTTGCCTGCACCTCAAGTTCATCTTTACCTTCATAATATCAAAAATACCCTTCGGCATTCGAAAACTGATTAATCGATTTTTGAACGTCGATTAAggttttttttacttttctttttgtttatattttttttttgtttttatttattaataataataataaaaaaaacattaaaaatattaaaaatttaatattttaaattgaaaaactaaatttaaaaattatttatttaaattttataattaaaaactatttttttaatataataaatatttaattaacttaaaaaaaacttagaaaaaacTTTAAACAACTTTCaagatttttttcaaattattttagtttattttttatttaataatcataataaataataatatatattaaaaagttataaaataaaatttaaacttttaaattaaaatattattcatttatcaaaaattataaaaaaatattacaaaattaaaaaaaaattaaaaaccgtAATTGGAAACACGGCCaacatttttgaaattgaatagGTTAACCGTATTTCCAAACAcgattaacatattttttttaagtttttggtttttaaattaattaaatatttattatattaaaaaaataatttttaattataaaatttaaataaataatttttaaatttagttttttaatttaaaatattaaacttttaatatatttattattattattattattaaataaaaacaaaaaaaaatataaaaaaaaaagtaaaaaaaaaaatttaatcggCATTCGAAATTGGTTAAGTAAATTTCTTAACTGTAATTCGCTggttaagtaaattttttaaccGGCTTTGAATGTATTTTTGATATTATGGAAGTGCATGATAAACTTTTGGATGCTCAATCTAAAATAGTCCAATAGGTTTTTAAGGGTATGATATAATTATACGCCAAGATGGACCTAATTTACTATGTTCATTTGCGTTTGGCAATccaaaattttgtttgtaaaatatgtaataatattatatcataaaCTATTCTAcctattagaaataaaaatcatatataatatattcactcacacacaagtaTATATTATCCAGATCATTTTTATCTCGGTATCTTCCCTCTATCTTATTCAAAAGATCACTTTCAAAGCAGGGAAGAATTTACATCAGTAACAATTTtgtacaataattttattatttattttattcttttacttcTATGGCATTactcattttcaattttgtctTTCGAATTTCTGAAATTCTGAACTTCACTGTATCAATTTATGTACAATTAACATTTCATTCCGAGGATGAAGAACTAATAAagataacaacaacaaaatgttCCAACAGTCTCACATTTGATACTAAGGGTGAAAAACTAAGATAATAACAAACATGTTCCAACTAGTATCCTAAAGAACAACTGCAGTTGAGAATAGCAGTTAACCAACTCAAAACTCTTCATATCATTTGATCTTCCGTAACTGAGCCTTAAGAAATCACAAACCTCATGCTCATTTTTCCAGTGCCAGACCGGAACAGTAGAATCAAAAAGTGAAGGAATTTTTTGTAGATGCATGTGATGTTGAAGATCATAAGAAGTGATTTTGAaggtttttcatgtttttatgCTGTGACAGTGTCCCATTAAAATTGTGGTATATCCCACTAAGGTTTTGTGGATGAAAATGAAGGTGTTGTTGACAGCAACCATACTATTGCAACCTACAATTCACCAAACCTTatcttctttctctcccttCCTTCTCAATAACCCTGTGGAAcccaccttcttcttctttcttttcttttccttccatTTCTTCAAAACTCAACTACACATCTATGCCATGTTTGGATACTTTCCTTCCTAAATTTCATCAAATGGAAAATTACACtatgtttttcaaaacttaaaactaatttatatggAAGCtggtttataaatttttttatattaattattataatttttaattcatgtataaattagttataattGCTTGTagtttacaaaaaaatattacgtattgtttattattttataaatatttatagatgaatgTATTCAAATAAACCCTGATATATGCATTTgaacttgaatttttttttaatgtttatcatttaaagtattataattatattatttttatgtaaatatagAAATAGGGCTTGAATTtcatagtttctaacaactttcaAATTAGCTTTTtaatttgtaacatcccaatatctcacgccagataattcataatttatatattgtaacattacatttacggtaatatcccgtaatctcacacttataaattcataattaatatatgtctacacatgttttaaactcagatttcaactataatctcataaatataattcgaattcttctaacttattcttctgtctctcccttcattggcattggatcagacgacattccttcatctgctcccgtataacgaattatacgatcatcgcacatacccaaacacaaaacaaacacaaacaagtagggtgagctaacatgcaacaaatcatttaaaacatgtataattaccttgatataaacatcatataataattatgttcgacaccctcataccacaatccctattagacactcgtctcacaatacccaatagacaccacaatacccaatagacactcatccggatgatacgttgatgagtggtcacgggaggttatgcacttggaatgacttctacttcttcttacaaatacacttccaaaatacttcataccattcacaaggttagtcccctcactatgtccaaaaccggcacatagaccaggacctcctgctcctctcaccacataattcatccctctctacttgagactagatgattattagagtatcaggataacctccaactacgggaccctcaacatcaacatatacacaaatactataatattactgaatctctccacgagactcatgccatactcatattcctcaactcatattataccattacgaaatctacccctaatcctcatacacataccctgacattacagaatctctccgcgagactcataccatactcacattcctcgactcatattatacccttacgacatttccccgtaatactcatacatgtgtagatgcataaattcaaatcaaataaacttcaatcatttcagaaatcatacaaactgaatatattccaacaagatatattacatgataatttaacagtacataatctgtacacaagatttaagttaaaaacttgtcgagtagacttccaggaaagagaggtgcgtcacaatggacaacttaagtaccaagtctttccttagccaaagtgttcctcaactagtttttaacaaatttcttattaacagattcaaaacaacagcatataatatttataccgaatatcaatatagataaacataagtaagcattaacaatattcatacataatttcaagacatgaatagtaataaaacagtactaaatcataatataaaagcttagaaaagttagctcccctacctctattccagacttaatctcctgctccgaatttgtttcccccgaaacccttcagaacctctactcttcttgcaactaaaaatttctccctaactctttcttctctatttctcaagctctcacttgattcctcttttcttggtgcaaaatacccttccctcctatggctatttataaaaaaaaaattactattcattaatattttaatattatttattattttaatattatttaaaaataatatttcaatcattttctcaccaaatctgatcctaatttctacctactactttcttccatgctaagaaatccTCAtgctaaaaatttatttttactattcactttttactatttactattcactttttactatttactattcactttttactattcaatttaaaaaatttactaaataagttaccaaaaatttgaacctctccttctaaaattactataattttatattcaaaatttacatttttctatccactaaaattattattactaataaaatgctaaaatttactactataaatatttttcatgggtcttacataaTTTTCATTAGAGGACATATTAATGTacttgatacttttttttttttaattaaaaaaattaactcaaatTTCAAGGTTTGGAGCAATTTCGATCTAAGGTGTTGGGCGTATGATGTCGTCGGATGCTACTTTAACAGTGACTTCATGAGTTAGTTATTGTTGGGTGAGTACGTGTTTCGTTGGGTGAAACCAAAGTTAGTTACTGGCTTTATGTCGCTAAGCATCACCTTATACCGTTAGACATTTGTCTTTAAAAATCATCTAGAGGTGTTCCAAAGGTTTTATCCTTGAGTGTCAGGTCTCTTGAGCACTACCGCTGGACGCATTTCTAATATTGATAGGTGATGACATCCCATTTCGAGAGCAATAACTTTATATGCTTCAATTGGATCTATAAGATGAATTAGCTTTTGCCTAACTTAAAATGATTGATTTGTTCATCAGAcgtaaaaaatgaattaaatcactaacatgtgaaagAATACTtgaataaaacactaaaatgGTACTAATGCATAATTTTAGAGAGCTACATCCAATTACAACACTAGGAAGTTCAGTAACTCATAATGATCATAACATTTAATCCTAGGAGTTATTGTTTATTCCTCGTATTTCTTCTAAATCCTAAGAAAATATTACAAACTGCAAAGAGAGTTTGGAGAGAGACTAAGAATTTGGATATGGAATTTTGGATTGTATAGTAAGGGGTTTGCCcttaatttattgaaaagtgGAAGTTGATTACAGCTCCAAACATGATGGCCAATCTTGTGAGCTTTTATTTCATGGAGGGTTTCCTTGTAGCTTAGACTTTGTTCTTATTGTTCAAGCACAAAGCTTTTTCAATGGTGGGTTTCTTCCATAGTTGAGCTCCAAAACTTGGTGTTTGAGGTTGCTTTATGGTAAAGGTTTGCTCACGTGACTCATACACCATCTTCTCTGCTTGAGCTGTGGAAACAAATTTTGTATCTTTTAGAAACTGCCTTTGAGTGCTCAAGCTGTTATTTTGATGCTTAAGCTATTATGTTATGTTTCTTCTAATTCTTTAGAAATTCATCGAAAGTACATTAGTTTTACCACACATGTTTATATCCTTATGTTTTTGCTAAATTCTTTAAATATCACGAGGAAAAtctaaattatgtaataaaatcaacaaaataaatgcAAAAATGCATGTGAA
Protein-coding sequences here:
- the LOC108342642 gene encoding uncharacterized protein LOC108342642; this encodes MQYLFLRGTQVYKMALRWLLHSACHLVGYPTKEEECKENEGYPNGERVKGLCPCSGFEMPLHYPRYTREEYESMEEWKVELLLKQYGLSLKGSVEEKRVFAMGAFLWP